The Thermosynechococcus sp. genome has a segment encoding these proteins:
- a CDS encoding hybrid sensor histidine kinase/response regulator, with product MPESGVEETIRLQFLEEAQDYLQTIEAGVLCLSQQPGRMDEVLRAAHSIKGGAAMMGFTSLSELAHRLEDFFKILKSRPCEDAEVQHLLLKAVDQLQAVMILYRQGVQPNEGWWRTQVEPILDQLQGRLGEPTPEDDLALLSGDDGQQMRVALFETEVEACLQRLETVLQTPGQPCLKEELAIAAQELEALGQMLELPQFAEFCASVSAYLAQPNCDVRGTAASIIQQWRRCQALVITGQLAALPTHLEIPETDDGDQTIIDLPLANLDQELGVEDFASAEVAAFSLGDLLSPPPTPTETPAPALEPEPPPRTPQPPTQEPKEMTVRVPGHQLDQLSDLMGELLIECNGLDLQRERLHHLLALLKQKVRALERANFRLRTEYDRVSASHYLSPQNQHDFDVLEFDRYTDVHLLSQEVMETIVQVQEITTDLELSLEDTERTGRDLNRTAKQLQARFTQVRMRPFADLANRYPRLVRELSREHGKNVNLVIEGSHILIDRTVLSVLADPLLHLVRNAFDHGIEPAEERQALGKPAVGTITLKAAYRGNQTVITVADDGRGLNPEKIRQRARQLGLARDWLETASDRDLWQLIFEPGFSTAAQVTSLSGRGVGMDVVRTNLRQIRGDIQIQSTPGQGTRFTITIPYTLSVVRALLIEAAGMLLAVPTEVIEEMVLADRYPRVEALGSTLIDWEGYLIPLLELSQIFHFQRPPSPVEMQGAPAINAPTLIILTQGETGLALRVDRYWSEQEVTIRQVEGELPLPKGFSGCTILGNGRIVPLLDPLALFDRLEQQRPRAPVASAAAPSQDIVLVVDDSVNVRRFLASTLEKAGYRVEQAKDGQEAIDKLQGGLQVNALVCDIEMPRLDGFGVLTQIRRIPQCQNTPVLMLTSRTGQKHRQLAERLGAAAYFSKPFRESELLATLDQLIHHA from the coding sequence ATGCCCGAATCTGGCGTCGAGGAAACCATCCGCCTCCAGTTTTTAGAAGAGGCCCAGGACTACCTGCAAACGATTGAGGCAGGGGTACTATGCCTCTCTCAACAGCCGGGACGGATGGATGAGGTGCTGCGGGCAGCACACTCGATTAAAGGCGGCGCGGCCATGATGGGCTTTACGTCCCTGAGTGAACTGGCCCACCGCCTTGAGGATTTCTTCAAGATTTTGAAATCCCGTCCCTGCGAGGACGCAGAGGTACAACACCTTCTCCTCAAGGCGGTAGATCAACTGCAAGCAGTTATGATCCTCTACCGTCAAGGCGTTCAACCCAATGAGGGCTGGTGGCGCACCCAGGTGGAGCCAATTTTGGATCAGTTGCAGGGACGGTTGGGGGAGCCAACACCGGAGGATGATCTGGCCCTCCTCAGTGGTGATGATGGCCAGCAGATGCGGGTCGCTCTTTTTGAAACCGAGGTAGAGGCCTGTCTGCAACGCTTGGAGACCGTGCTGCAAACCCCTGGGCAACCCTGCCTTAAGGAGGAGCTGGCGATCGCTGCCCAAGAACTGGAAGCCCTCGGACAAATGCTCGAACTGCCTCAATTTGCCGAGTTTTGTGCCTCTGTTAGTGCCTATCTAGCACAGCCCAACTGTGATGTCAGGGGAACGGCCGCCAGCATTATTCAGCAATGGCGACGCTGCCAGGCCCTCGTCATCACCGGTCAACTGGCGGCTTTGCCCACCCACTTGGAAATCCCTGAAACCGATGACGGGGATCAAACCATTATTGATTTACCCCTGGCCAACCTCGATCAAGAATTGGGGGTCGAGGACTTTGCCAGTGCCGAAGTGGCGGCTTTCTCCTTGGGGGATTTATTGTCCCCCCCGCCCACCCCTACAGAGACGCCTGCCCCGGCGCTAGAGCCTGAGCCGCCTCCAAGGACTCCCCAACCCCCCACCCAAGAACCCAAGGAAATGACCGTGCGGGTGCCGGGGCATCAGTTAGATCAGCTCAGCGATCTGATGGGGGAATTGCTCATCGAGTGTAACGGTCTAGATTTACAACGGGAACGCCTCCACCACCTGCTAGCGCTCCTCAAGCAAAAAGTACGTGCCCTTGAGCGTGCCAACTTTCGTCTGCGCACAGAGTATGACCGTGTCAGCGCTTCCCATTACTTGAGCCCCCAAAACCAGCATGACTTCGATGTCCTCGAGTTCGATCGCTACACGGATGTGCATCTGCTCTCCCAAGAGGTGATGGAAACGATTGTCCAAGTGCAGGAAATCACCACCGATCTGGAACTGAGCCTAGAGGACACCGAACGCACTGGCCGTGATCTCAACCGCACCGCCAAGCAACTTCAAGCTCGATTTACCCAGGTGCGGATGCGTCCCTTTGCCGACTTGGCCAACCGGTATCCGCGGTTAGTTCGGGAACTGAGCCGCGAGCATGGCAAAAACGTCAACCTTGTCATTGAGGGCAGCCACATTCTCATTGACCGTACAGTGTTGAGTGTCTTGGCGGATCCCCTCTTGCACCTTGTCCGCAATGCTTTTGATCACGGAATTGAGCCTGCAGAGGAACGCCAAGCCCTTGGTAAACCCGCCGTGGGAACGATTACTCTCAAGGCAGCCTATCGCGGTAACCAAACCGTGATTACTGTGGCGGATGATGGCCGGGGTCTCAATCCAGAGAAAATTCGCCAAAGGGCACGGCAATTGGGCCTAGCCCGAGATTGGCTAGAAACTGCTAGCGATCGCGACCTTTGGCAACTGATTTTTGAGCCGGGCTTTTCAACGGCCGCGCAGGTGACTAGCCTCTCGGGACGCGGCGTAGGGATGGACGTAGTGCGCACCAATCTGCGCCAAATTCGCGGGGACATCCAGATCCAGAGTACTCCCGGCCAAGGGACGCGATTCACGATTACAATTCCCTACACCCTCTCGGTTGTACGGGCGCTTTTGATAGAGGCTGCCGGCATGCTTTTGGCAGTACCAACCGAAGTCATCGAAGAAATGGTGCTGGCCGATCGCTACCCCAGGGTTGAAGCCCTCGGCTCGACCCTGATTGATTGGGAAGGCTATCTTATTCCTTTGCTTGAGCTGAGCCAGATTTTTCACTTTCAACGTCCCCCTTCCCCTGTGGAAATGCAGGGAGCCCCTGCCATCAACGCACCGACATTGATAATCCTGACCCAAGGAGAAACCGGCCTGGCGCTGCGGGTCGATCGCTACTGGAGCGAGCAGGAAGTCACCATTCGCCAAGTTGAAGGCGAACTCCCCCTACCCAAAGGCTTCAGTGGCTGCACCATTTTAGGGAATGGCCGCATTGTCCCCCTATTAGATCCCCTTGCCCTCTTTGATCGGCTAGAACAGCAGCGTCCCCGTGCCCCCGTGGCCAGCGCCGCTGCCCCTAGCCAAGACATCGTCCTTGTGGTTGATGATTCCGTGAACGTGCGGCGGTTCCTTGCCAGCACCCTCGAAAAAGCTGGCTACCGAGTCGAGCAAGCCAAAGATGGTCAGGAGGCGATCGATAAACTCCAAGGGGGACTGCAGGTCAATGCCCTTGTCTGCGACATTGAAATGCCCCGCCTCGATGGGTTTGGCGTCCTTACTCAAATTCGCCGCATTCCCCAATGCCAAAACACCCCTGTGCTGATGCTGACCTCCCGCACCGGGCAAAAACACCGCCAGCTTGCAGAACGCCTGGGGGCAGCCGCCTACTTTAGCAAACCCTTCCGCGAAAGCGAACTCTTGGCCACCCTTGATCAGTTGATCCACCATGCTTAA
- a CDS encoding chemotaxis protein CheW, which produces MLKSRRRRQSQPVVLEQFLTFSVRQEQFAVPMAQAYRVIPLPPVHGDPYQRGIGLVTYEDREILVIDIGRCLFDAPFSASETQKLRFLLILQPGLAQEWLGLPLTDPPVIERISREAIHPIPPNYLHWGSIHNVSSLMVSYQDDQELPPLFIVDIEQVLHTLKTR; this is translated from the coding sequence ATGCTTAAAAGCCGTCGCCGTCGCCAGAGCCAGCCCGTTGTTTTAGAGCAGTTCCTGACATTTAGCGTGCGCCAAGAGCAGTTTGCCGTGCCGATGGCACAGGCCTATCGAGTGATTCCGTTACCCCCTGTTCACGGGGATCCATACCAGCGGGGTATTGGCCTTGTTACCTATGAGGATCGGGAGATTTTGGTTATTGATATTGGCCGCTGTTTGTTTGATGCCCCCTTCTCAGCCTCAGAAACCCAAAAGCTCAGGTTTTTGCTCATCCTCCAGCCCGGATTAGCGCAGGAATGGCTTGGCCTGCCCCTCACAGACCCCCCCGTCATTGAGCGCATTTCTCGGGAGGCCATTCATCCAATTCCCCCCAACTATCTCCACTGGGGGAGCATTCACAACGTTAGTTCCCTCATGGTCAGTTATCAAGACGATCAGGAGCTACCGCCCCTCTTTATCGTGGATATTGAGCAGGTCCTGCACACCTTAAAAACCCGATAG
- a CDS encoding histone deacetylase: MMFSPVFIYSDRFLEHRCPQFHFERPERLVSICRHLQAAFPAAEWREPTPVAEGLTPWLEKIHSRVYLDQLAQMAAAGGGWLDPDTYLNDQSDRVARLAVQAWLDGVDLALQRQQPIFILARPPGHHALRQRGMGFCLLANAAIASHYALSLPGIQRVAILDWDVHHGNGTQALVQDDPQIAYCSLHEFPAYPYTGEGGDRGPYNNVLNLPMPPGSNGEAYRAAFQDQVMPFLQQWNPDLLILSAGYDAHRDDPLSSIELEDADYGWMMHQCLQITHRLVVGLEGGYDLDALGRSLVATVQAAVLDNAPVGPPHGGQGRV; the protein is encoded by the coding sequence ATGATGTTTTCCCCTGTCTTTATCTATAGCGATCGCTTCCTAGAACATCGCTGCCCTCAGTTTCACTTTGAGCGGCCAGAACGCTTAGTGTCCATCTGCCGGCATTTACAGGCAGCATTTCCGGCGGCAGAGTGGCGCGAACCTACGCCTGTGGCAGAAGGCTTAACCCCTTGGCTAGAAAAGATTCACAGTCGGGTGTACTTAGACCAATTAGCCCAAATGGCCGCAGCAGGGGGGGGCTGGTTAGATCCCGATACCTACCTCAATGACCAGAGCGATCGCGTGGCACGGTTAGCCGTACAGGCTTGGCTCGATGGGGTAGATTTGGCCCTCCAGCGGCAGCAACCAATTTTTATTTTGGCGCGTCCCCCCGGTCACCATGCCCTACGGCAGCGGGGAATGGGATTTTGTCTGTTGGCCAATGCCGCCATTGCTAGCCACTACGCCCTCAGTTTGCCGGGTATTCAACGCGTTGCTATTCTCGATTGGGATGTCCACCACGGCAATGGTACCCAAGCCCTGGTTCAAGATGATCCTCAGATTGCCTATTGTTCGCTCCATGAGTTTCCCGCCTATCCCTATACGGGCGAGGGGGGCGATCGCGGGCCCTACAACAATGTCCTCAACTTACCCATGCCCCCAGGTTCCAATGGGGAAGCCTATCGCGCCGCTTTTCAAGATCAAGTCATGCCCTTTTTGCAGCAATGGAATCCAGATTTACTTATCCTCAGTGCGGGGTATGATGCCCACCGTGACGATCCCCTTTCCAGTATTGAACTAGAGGATGCCGATTATGGCTGGATGATGCACCAGTGCTTGCAGATTACTCACCGCCTTGTGGTTGGTTTAGAAGGGGGATACGACCTTGATGCTTTGGGGCGATCGCTCGTTGCTACAGTACAAGCGGCGGTTCTCGACAATGCCCCTGTAGGACCGCCGCATGGAGGGCAAGGTAGGGTTTAG
- the yidD gene encoding membrane protein insertion efficiency factor YidD, whose amino-acid sequence MRYWLAKALILLIRLYQGWISPLLLPTCRYTPTCSAYAVEAIARFGAVKGTYLAIRRILRCHPFAAGGYDPVPHLEQPPDNCGQ is encoded by the coding sequence ATGAGGTACTGGCTGGCTAAAGCATTGATCCTTTTGATTCGCCTTTATCAAGGCTGGATTTCACCGCTATTGTTGCCCACGTGCCGCTATACGCCCACTTGTTCTGCCTATGCGGTTGAGGCGATCGCCCGCTTCGGGGCCGTGAAGGGAACCTATCTGGCAATTCGCCGCATTTTGCGCTGCCACCCCTTTGCAGCGGGCGGCTATGACCCTGTGCCACACTTGGAGCAGCCGCCTGACAATTGTGGGCAATAG
- the cobM gene encoding precorrin-4 C(11)-methyltransferase: MESKTAAGVYFVGAGPGDPELLTLKGQRLIQGADVILYADSLVPAGILQFASPHATRIPTAAMTLEEIVPLMVEAVQAGKQVVRLQSGDPSLYSAIHEQIARLVEAGITVEVVPGISAYQLAAARLNAELTLPELVQTIILTRASGRTRVPPTEELASLAAHRASLCLYLSANRVQGAQRDLLQYYPPDTLVAVGYRLGWPDEQLWLVPLAEMAAFSQQQRLTRTTLYLISPALAVQQQRRDALRSCLYRPEHHHLFRPH; the protein is encoded by the coding sequence GTGGAAAGCAAGACGGCGGCGGGGGTTTACTTTGTCGGGGCTGGCCCTGGAGATCCAGAATTGCTCACCCTCAAGGGGCAACGGCTCATTCAAGGGGCGGATGTAATTCTCTATGCCGATTCCTTGGTGCCGGCGGGGATTTTGCAATTTGCGTCGCCGCATGCCACCCGCATTCCCACGGCCGCAATGACCCTAGAAGAAATCGTGCCGCTGATGGTTGAAGCGGTGCAGGCGGGTAAACAAGTGGTGCGGTTGCAGTCGGGAGATCCCAGCCTCTACAGTGCCATTCACGAGCAGATTGCCCGCCTCGTGGAAGCAGGCATTACCGTTGAAGTGGTCCCCGGCATTAGTGCCTATCAATTGGCCGCCGCCCGCCTTAATGCCGAACTCACCCTGCCCGAATTGGTACAGACAATTATCCTCACCCGTGCCAGTGGCCGTACCCGCGTGCCCCCCACCGAAGAGTTGGCCAGTTTAGCAGCCCACAGGGCGAGTTTATGCCTCTATCTGAGTGCTAACCGTGTCCAAGGTGCCCAGCGAGACCTCCTTCAGTACTATCCACCAGACACACTGGTTGCTGTCGGCTACCGCTTGGGATGGCCTGATGAGCAGTTGTGGCTAGTTCCCTTGGCGGAAATGGCGGCGTTTAGTCAGCAGCAGCGATTGACGCGCACAACTCTGTACTTAATTAGTCCAGCCTTGGCGGTGCAACAGCAGCGCCGTGACGCCTTGCGCTCCTGTCTTTATCGTCCAGAACACCATCACCTGTTTCGCCCCCATTAA
- a CDS encoding DJ-1/PfpI family protein has product MSGKRILMLVGDYVEDYEVMVPFQALQMVGHTVHAVCPDKVAGDSVRTAVHDFEGDQTYSEKPGHQFTLNASFAEIDPSTYDALVVPGGRAPEYLRLNPRVLEITKHFGETEKPIAAICHGLQLLAAAGVLAGKTCTAYPACGPEVVSAGGNFTPVAVDAVVVDGNLVTAPAWPAHPRWLAAFLEVLGTTINHRPLAAV; this is encoded by the coding sequence ATGAGTGGCAAACGCATCTTGATGCTCGTGGGTGACTATGTCGAAGACTACGAGGTGATGGTGCCTTTCCAAGCCTTGCAAATGGTGGGTCACACAGTGCATGCCGTCTGCCCGGATAAAGTAGCGGGCGACAGCGTGCGCACAGCCGTCCACGATTTTGAGGGAGATCAAACCTACAGCGAAAAACCCGGGCATCAGTTTACCCTCAATGCCAGCTTTGCGGAAATCGATCCCAGTACCTATGATGCCTTAGTGGTGCCAGGAGGGCGTGCCCCGGAGTATTTGCGCCTCAACCCACGGGTACTGGAAATCACCAAGCACTTTGGCGAGACCGAAAAACCCATTGCCGCCATTTGTCACGGCCTGCAACTGTTGGCGGCAGCGGGGGTGCTGGCCGGTAAAACCTGTACTGCCTATCCGGCCTGCGGTCCTGAGGTGGTGAGTGCAGGGGGCAACTTTACCCCTGTGGCGGTGGATGCCGTGGTGGTGGATGGCAATCTGGTCACCGCCCCCGCTTGGCCAGCCCATCCCCGGTGGTTGGCAGCTTTTCTTGAGGTTTTGGGAACCACAATTAACCATCGGCCTTTGGCAGCGGTTTAG
- a CDS encoding ABC transporter ATP-binding protein, with amino-acid sequence MTAATRSTDWQLLQRLIPYLTPYRWGLLGSGLLLIPLAAAAALQPIIIGQAIALLKGEESTYGFLKTLTLTQGIDLLSMALLVTVVLRFGVQAAQGYWIQKIGQQITADIRYDLFDHVLRLSSRFFDRTPVGKLITRLTSDVEALGDVFATGAVGVLSDVFSMLVVILTMFFIDRLLATLLLALVLPIAALIIYFQHCYRVANYKSREELSLLNADLQENIVGITVVQLFRREAFNSQLFRRRNQRYIKEVDRTIFYDSAVSATLEWIAFVAIAGVLWLGGALVQQRTIDFGTLATFILFSQRVFDPLRQLAEKFTIVQAGLTAIERIHDLLSEPIEIQDPERTFLRLPQTENTAAAVEFRDVWLAYKDEDYVLKQLSFQIHAGEKVAIVGPTGAGKSSIIRLLCRLYDPTRGEVLIGGRNVRDFSQAELRQHIGVILQESFLFSGDVKSNIALGDNYTLAEIQRVAAEMNIAEFIAQLPQGYDTPLRQRGTNLSAGQRQLLAFARVALRNPDILVLDEATANLDVGTEAMIQEALNRLLVNRTAIIIAHRLATIRHVDRIFVLKRGQLVEQGTHSELLARNGVYAHLYRLQALTEEIAPKQEA; translated from the coding sequence ATGACAGCAGCAACACGCTCCACGGATTGGCAACTTTTACAACGACTGATTCCTTACCTTACGCCCTATCGCTGGGGACTGCTGGGAAGTGGCTTGCTTTTGATTCCCTTGGCGGCAGCAGCAGCATTACAACCGATCATCATTGGTCAGGCGATCGCCCTCCTTAAGGGGGAAGAGAGTACCTACGGCTTTTTGAAAACCTTAACCCTGACCCAAGGGATTGATCTACTGAGCATGGCGCTGTTGGTGACCGTGGTGCTGCGCTTTGGGGTGCAGGCAGCTCAGGGGTACTGGATTCAAAAAATTGGCCAACAGATTACCGCCGATATTCGCTATGACTTATTTGACCACGTGCTGCGGCTATCCTCCCGCTTCTTTGACCGCACTCCCGTCGGTAAGCTCATTACTCGCTTGACCAGTGATGTGGAGGCCTTGGGGGATGTGTTTGCCACTGGCGCGGTGGGGGTTCTCAGTGATGTCTTCTCGATGCTGGTGGTCATCCTGACAATGTTTTTCATTGACCGCCTGCTGGCAACGCTGCTGCTGGCCTTGGTTTTGCCGATCGCTGCCCTGATTATCTATTTTCAACACTGCTATCGCGTTGCCAACTACAAGTCCCGCGAGGAGCTGTCGCTACTAAATGCCGATCTTCAGGAAAACATCGTTGGTATTACGGTGGTGCAATTGTTTCGCCGTGAGGCTTTTAATAGTCAACTGTTTCGGCGGCGCAATCAACGCTACATCAAAGAGGTGGATCGGACAATTTTCTATGATTCAGCGGTATCGGCGACCTTAGAGTGGATTGCCTTTGTGGCGATCGCGGGGGTTCTCTGGCTCGGCGGTGCCTTGGTGCAGCAGCGCACGATTGACTTTGGCACCTTAGCCACGTTTATTCTGTTTTCGCAGCGCGTCTTTGATCCATTGCGGCAGTTGGCGGAGAAATTTACCATCGTACAAGCGGGCTTAACCGCCATTGAGCGCATCCATGATCTGCTTTCAGAACCCATTGAAATTCAGGATCCCGAGCGCACCTTTTTGCGTTTGCCCCAGACAGAAAATACAGCTGCTGCCGTTGAGTTTCGTGATGTCTGGCTGGCCTACAAAGACGAGGACTATGTCCTCAAGCAGCTTTCCTTTCAAATTCATGCTGGCGAGAAAGTGGCCATTGTTGGCCCCACGGGTGCGGGCAAAAGTTCGATTATTCGCTTGCTCTGTCGTCTCTACGATCCAACCCGTGGTGAAGTCCTCATTGGTGGTCGCAATGTGCGCGACTTTAGCCAAGCAGAACTGCGGCAGCACATTGGCGTGATTTTGCAGGAGAGCTTTCTCTTTTCTGGCGATGTCAAAAGCAACATTGCCCTTGGCGACAACTACACCCTTGCCGAAATTCAGCGGGTGGCCGCAGAAATGAACATTGCTGAGTTCATTGCGCAGTTGCCCCAAGGCTATGACACGCCCCTGCGGCAGCGGGGCACCAATCTCTCGGCGGGGCAGCGACAACTTTTGGCCTTTGCGCGGGTCGCCCTTCGCAATCCAGACATTCTTGTCCTTGATGAGGCCACAGCCAATTTGGATGTCGGCACCGAGGCAATGATTCAGGAGGCCTTGAACCGTCTGTTGGTGAATCGAACCGCAATTATTATTGCCCACCGCCTCGCCACAATCCGCCATGTGGATCGCATTTTTGTACTCAAGCGGGGACAACTGGTGGAGCAGGGCACCCACAGTGAACTGTTGGCTCGCAATGGCGTGTACGCCCATCTCTACCGGTTGCAGGCCCTCACCGAAGAGATAGCCCCTAAACAGGAGGCCTAG
- a CDS encoding MFS transporter produces MGKRESALSFVVLLGVVSLCADATYEGARSLTGVYLGVLGASGTVVGLVAGLGEFIGYGLRLGIGYVSDRTRAYWRITTLGYAINTIAVPLMALANRWEVLGGFMIAERTGKAIRTPPRDVLLSYGTSQVGRGFGFGLHEAMDQIGAVVGPLMVAGVFALTQHYQWSFAILAIPALIGLVVLLATQRQYPEPRNFETVIQDLDTKRLPTLFWIYLLAVAVLGGGYVDFPLIAFHLQQGNSLPTSQIPLLYALAMGVDAVAALLFGHLLDRMGILALILAVALSVGFAPLVFLSSAVIWGMVLWGIGMGAQESIMRAIVANLVPPERRGSAYGLVSMGYGLAWFLGSLLMGLLYERSLGLLVLVSLVLQLLGLALLLWVRQGSRPPV; encoded by the coding sequence TTGGGCAAAAGAGAATCGGCCCTGAGTTTTGTGGTGCTCCTGGGAGTCGTCTCCCTGTGTGCCGATGCCACCTACGAAGGCGCCCGCAGTCTCACAGGGGTCTATTTAGGGGTTTTAGGCGCCAGTGGTACCGTTGTCGGCTTAGTGGCTGGCTTGGGGGAATTCATTGGCTACGGTCTGCGTCTTGGGATTGGCTATGTGAGCGATCGCACCCGTGCCTATTGGCGCATTACCACCCTTGGTTACGCCATCAATACCATCGCTGTGCCCCTCATGGCCTTGGCCAATCGCTGGGAAGTCCTAGGGGGATTCATGATTGCTGAGCGCACTGGCAAAGCAATTCGGACACCCCCCCGCGATGTTTTGCTCTCCTATGGGACTAGCCAAGTGGGTCGTGGCTTTGGCTTTGGTCTCCATGAAGCGATGGATCAAATTGGTGCCGTGGTTGGACCGCTGATGGTGGCTGGGGTCTTTGCCCTCACCCAGCACTATCAATGGAGTTTTGCCATCCTTGCCATCCCCGCCCTGATTGGTTTGGTCGTTTTGCTGGCAACGCAGCGGCAGTACCCAGAGCCACGGAATTTTGAAACAGTGATTCAAGACCTCGATACCAAAAGACTACCAACGCTATTTTGGATTTATCTATTGGCCGTGGCCGTTCTGGGTGGGGGTTATGTGGATTTCCCCTTAATTGCCTTTCACCTACAGCAGGGAAACAGTCTGCCAACCAGTCAAATTCCGCTGCTCTATGCTCTGGCCATGGGGGTTGATGCAGTGGCGGCCCTGCTTTTTGGGCACTTGCTGGATCGGATGGGCATCCTGGCCTTGATCCTGGCTGTGGCACTGTCAGTGGGCTTTGCTCCCTTGGTTTTCCTCAGTTCTGCGGTGATCTGGGGCATGGTCCTGTGGGGCATTGGGATGGGTGCTCAAGAATCTATTATGCGGGCGATCGTGGCCAACCTTGTCCCCCCGGAACGACGGGGGTCGGCCTATGGCCTCGTCAGCATGGGCTATGGCTTAGCGTGGTTTCTAGGAAGTTTGCTGATGGGGCTGCTCTACGAGCGCTCCTTGGGGCTGTTGGTCTTGGTGTCGCTGGTGCTGCAACTGTTAGGGCTGGCGCTGTTATTGTGGGTGAGGCAAGGGTCTAGGCCTCCTGTTTAG
- a CDS encoding AEC family transporter: MADALSATSPLVIWTSLGFICGRWLPAVIPQWLGRGLYWVGVPMQIFALVRQTNFAGLIWLAPVLAFVALIVGYILAQGLYDLQKRYFQPQWLQYTPPFLTSTVPEGESRRFQGSYLIASILGNTGFVGLGVAIPLLSTTALPWATFYAITQNALGTYGLGSFLGQYYGKGNDRPWWQALAVIPTVPTLWASVAGFATHDLSFPETIERLCEIDIHLVIPLAFVLIGIRLSRLPGWQSFRMGLLPMLVKTLLLPLTMMAIAYGLGLRGDTLLAIAIMAGTPTAFAALILAEEYELNTDLPPAVIALSTLSFVAVFPFWVFLCRQVLT; encoded by the coding sequence ATGGCGGATGCACTCAGCGCAACTAGCCCCTTAGTCATTTGGACAAGTCTGGGGTTCATCTGTGGCCGTTGGTTGCCGGCAGTGATTCCCCAATGGCTGGGACGCGGCCTCTATTGGGTCGGGGTACCCATGCAAATTTTTGCCTTGGTGCGGCAGACCAACTTCGCCGGACTCATTTGGTTGGCGCCGGTGCTGGCCTTTGTGGCGCTCATTGTCGGCTATATCCTTGCCCAAGGCCTCTACGATTTGCAGAAGCGCTACTTTCAACCCCAGTGGCTCCAATACACCCCTCCCTTCCTAACCAGTACAGTTCCCGAAGGAGAAAGTCGCCGCTTTCAGGGGAGCTATCTCATTGCCAGCATTCTCGGCAACACGGGCTTTGTCGGGTTGGGGGTTGCCATTCCTCTCCTGAGTACGACGGCATTGCCCTGGGCGACCTTCTACGCCATTACCCAAAATGCCCTCGGTACCTATGGCTTGGGTTCATTTCTTGGTCAGTACTACGGCAAAGGCAATGATCGACCTTGGTGGCAAGCTTTGGCAGTGATTCCAACAGTGCCGACCCTTTGGGCATCAGTGGCAGGATTTGCTACCCATGATCTTTCGTTTCCCGAAACAATCGAAAGGTTGTGTGAGATAGATATTCACTTGGTGATTCCCCTCGCCTTTGTTCTTATAGGAATTCGCCTCAGTCGGCTCCCCGGCTGGCAGAGCTTTCGTATGGGATTGCTGCCTATGCTTGTCAAGACGTTGTTGTTGCCACTGACGATGATGGCGATCGCCTATGGTTTGGGATTACGGGGGGACACCTTACTAGCGATCGCCATTATGGCCGGTACGCCCACCGCCTTTGCTGCCTTAATTTTGGCGGAGGAATACGAGCTGAATACCGACTTGCCCCCTGCTGTAATTGCCCTGAGTACCCTAAGTTTCGTGGCGGTGTTCCCCTTTTGGGTTTTCCTCTGCCGTCAAGTTTTAACATAG